In Setaria italica strain Yugu1 chromosome IX, Setaria_italica_v2.0, whole genome shotgun sequence, the genomic stretch ATCTTAGTTGCACATCTTCATCTTGATAGCATTATCTAGTTTATATTTTATGCAAAAGTAGCAGAAGCcataggttaaggttttaagTTTGCCTAAATCACCCCCTCTACCTCTTAGGATACGAGCACCGATTACGTACATCAATCACAAGAAGATGAGAAGTGGTCCAAGGAGCCGTATTCCTTTGACGCGTACTTGGAAATGTCCACAGGTAACTTAATCTTCGACCTACTCTGTGGTTTTATAAATAATTGTATAAAAGCCGTAAGTTACATAAAGTGTATTTGTTTGCCAAATCTGAACCTAGTTTATCTAATGAAGGTGTCCCTGCCAAACGTTTGAGATTTGCTTTTCCCTCAATCACTCCCTAAAATCGTTGGACCTCCATCCAAGAATCCATATCCACCTTTTCTTtacttctctctcctttctatTTCTCCTCTCATCTTCCTCACGGCGTGGGGTCTTCCTCGCGACGCCTGACGCAGTCGAGCAACTCCCCCTCGCCACCACCTCCCGCTCGGCTCCAGCGATCTcgaccacctccgccgccgccgtcctccaccACCCAACGCTAATCCATTTGGCCTATCTCCCCCGCCGCATTTGCCGCCCACCGGGAATCCCCCAcagccggccggcgagcctccCCGGAGCCCCCTCTAGACCCGAAGACCACATGTAAATTCCccaccccaaaccctaacctcAAATTCCAATCCCCAATGTAAGTTTAGGTGATTAAGAGATAGCTAAAAACCAAGCATTTGAGTAGTAGTAAATCTGATTATTATAACATTGGAATCATGTAACATCATTATTGAGCCTCATCATATTCGGAACCACGTAATCCCCCATCCCAAAATAAGTGTTCGTTTAGCCTTCAAATTTTATCCCACAAAGTGTATTCATTTAGCTTCTAGGGAGACAATCTAATTAAAGTAACACTCACACCAATAAAAAAAAGTGTATTGAGAAGTGCATAGAGCTAATGAAATGATCAATTGACGCTTTTTCTCTAGTTCCAATGCACGCGCATTTATTCAAGATCTAGAAAACCAAACAGAATGCACAGTTTTCAACCACAACTAATATGAGTAATTAGGGCCAACATGGTCACTTCTCACAACTACTAATGTGTCCATAATTTTCTAAACGGACAAttattttgggatggagagagtatgTAACATCATCATTGAGCTTCATCATATTCTCCAACCCTTCAACTCACCCTTCATATTCTCCACCAGAGGCCACATCATTACTGTCTTCCTCATATTTCATCCATTGATAATTAATGTCACTACAGGACCACCACCGTTACACTTACTCCCTTCGTCCCCAAATAAGTATCCGTTTAGAAAATTTGAGACATATTAGTAGTTGTGAAAAATATCTATGTTGCCCCTAATAACTAATACTAATTAATTGTGATTGAAGATTGTGATGTATGTTTAGTTTTCTGTGTCCTGAATAAATGCACGCATATTGAAACAAGAGAAATAGTAGTAATTGATCATTACATTTTTCCATACGTTTTTTTCGATGTGAGTGTTGCTTTAATTAGATGAGGTTTACTATGAGCTAAAATAACACTATTTGTGGGATAAAATTTGAAGACTAAAAGAACATTTATTATAGGACGGAAGGAGTACTTCATAACCCATCCCACCCACTCCTAGAGCCTCCACCGCCTACCTCATCAGCTTCATATCCACCTTCTAATAATGAATCTAATAATATTGATGAGTCGCATGCTATTTTTATGAGTTACAGCTAGTCCGATCCACTAGTCTATGAGATCATACTACTATTGAGCCTCCTGATAGGTTGTTTTTTCGACGTGTCAGTGTTGTTATTGATAAGCTATCTACTTACCAGGAAGCTTCTACTATTCCGGGATGGCAGCTTGCTATGTTCGAAGAACTTGCTATTCTTGATCCTACAAGCACTCGCACATTGTTCCATTACCATCACATCCAGTTTCTATTTCATGCAAATGGATATTCAAAATTAAGACAAGTCAGATGGTTCTATTAAGAAATATAAAGCTCATGTTGCCAAAGGTTTTCAACAAATTCAAGGACGATTATATGAGAAATATAAAGCTCGTGTTGCCAGAGGTTTACATTGTAGCCTAAGCTTGCTCAAGCTGATATCCTTACAAGATGCCAACTCTGAGTGGGGAAAAATCCGTCATGTCCAGCAGCTAAAGGCATATGGGTGGACACTACCATCAGATAACTATGAAGGTTATATCTTGTACACCAAGGATACATATTACTTCGAAACAAACATCAGTGAGACCTTCATATCCACAGGTACATGGTTTTATGTTAATCCCTTCTTTCATATCCCCTTGTTTTACTCCGTCCAAATGTTGATTTCACGCATTCAGCATAGCAGTATATATATCCTTAATCCATTCCTCATGTCACTACTTGATCACAAGATGAATGTGAACATGAGGAGGTGAAAAAATAGAGTAACAGATCAGAACCCTGAATAATTCTCACAGGAGAGCACTTACTGGTGGAGAGGCCTATCGGTTCAAGGCTTCCACTGTGCCAGTATTCAATATAAGATAGGTATCCATGTGAATATTTGATCTTCTATATTGATATTTTCTAGTCTTCGGAGCATTCAGTTTTGAATTCTGGAAAATTTCACCATTCCCTTCCACTTTCTGTTCATTCCATCAATATATGTACCTATGCAGTCATGGAGATATTTCCCCGTGAAAAAATGAAGTAAATTATGCATTTTCAAGTATTAAGTTTTTTTTATCCCTTTTCATACTTACTAGCTCACTGGATGTAGATAGTTTGGAGATACAGGAGAAGCGAAGCACGATCCAGGAACTTCAGAATGTTACCGTATGATTATGCAATCCAACAATGGCATTTCCTATAGGTAAAAACTAAATGGCGATGATTATGTTTGTGCAACAAACTGAATTGCTACTGATCCCATTGTTCTGTTCATGATGTTTGTCTACTTGTTTCTGGGACTTTCCAAGCTGTGCGATCTGTTGAAACACTAAGTTGCCTCCCATTCTCCGACAATTTTCAACCCAAGTTTCCCACAGGAAGAATGCAAAGAGCTAAGTAGGCTTCTCTTAGGAGTGCTACGGCACGGCAGGAATATCCTATTCCGCCCCACAATGTGGCTGTTCAAGTTCCATTATGGCAGGTATGAAACACCAAAATGTTCATGGTCTTGTAGTCTTGTAGACCAGTGTTACTCTcaccgttccaaattacagttCACTTTAGCTTTGTTACAagtcaaacttatctaactttgATCAAGTTTTGTAGAGAAAAAAGCATCAACTCTACAGTATCAAATTGGCTTCATTAAATCCACCATGAGATATATTTTTGATAGTGTATTTATTTAGTATATATTGTAGATGCTATTATATTGTTTTATAATTTTGATCtaagttagataagtttgattTTGTACAAAACTAAagtgatctataatttggaacggatggagtatttgCTCTCTTGTTGACGACCCCATCTGCTACTCTAGCACTGGAATCAGCAATATTGTTTTAACCAGGGAGCGGTACAAATCTTACCTCAGGAAGGGAGTGTGGAGTGCCTAAGCCACTTGCAGGAGCGGCCGATTTGATTCGACGCGCATCGGGCAGCGGACGCTTCGCGGAAGGAGCGGCGGGTAGTAGCCGAAGCGCCCACGCGCGCTGCTCCGAGCAGCCGATGCGCCCGCGACCGCGAGGGACAGCAGGGCGAGCGACAGGAGGCCGGAGGCGCCCAGATGCCTCGGAGACAGGACGGCTGAAACGCGCGCCGAACCGGACGGCGGCCGTGCCGAGGCGGCGAAGACACCGACCGGGCTGCGCGTGGCAGCACGGCGGAGAAGCGAGAACGGATTTACCGGCGCCTGAACGCCGTCACGGGTTGACGACCGCGCATATGACAGATGGTTCCTCTTCTCCCATTGTGTTGTTTCATGTTGTTCACAATCTCAAGATCGAGGAACGTTCGACGGTTTGGTTTTTGCACTTTTTTGGAGTCTTATTTTGTGCTCTGCAATTGCACCATCTTGTGATTTGTGATCCTCGAGTTATTATTTATCTTCTATTGTCTGTACTACCTAATGTACAAAATAACGGATTATGGGATTTAGCGTAGAGCTAAGATCAACCGCTATACCTGCGCTATAACTCGCTATAGCGCCGCGGGATCTCGCTAATTAGTATAACACTGTCGCAGCGGCAGCTAGCATCAACCGCTACAGCCTCACTATTATTTATCTTCTATTGTCTGTACTACCTAATGTACAAAATAATGAATTATGGGATTTAGCGTAGAGCTAAGATCAACCGCTATACCTCCGCTATACCTCGCTATAGCGCCGCAGGATCCCGCTAATTAGTATAACACTGTTGCAGCGGCAGCTAGCATCAACCGCTATAACCTCACTATTTCGTTTCGTAGGTACTACCGAATGCTACACCGCTCCCCccgttgtttttgtttttgacaGATGTGTCGTGTGTGTGTCTCATCAAACTTTCTTCAGTTTGATCATTAGTGTGTTCCAATGTCGGATAACAAGTGCGTTTATTTAGAACCTTACAGTATAATACAAGGGTTTTTCACTTTTCAGGACTTGAGGGCCTAACGTACGGTTCAGCTGTGTTGCCGAGATAGAATTACTCTCTTGCGAGAGCAAATGTGGCGTACAACGCCTAATTCGTCACTGATCCTCTAAACACCAGGAGCGAATTGCGATCTCTAACAAGGACAGTAGAACGGCATTTGTAGGgagacctcccctcccctcccctccccagaTGACAAATACAAAGGCATCACATACTCACAGTCACATAGGAGCTCAACTGATAGCATCAGTTCCCATTCCCGTTATGTACTGTACTAGGTTGATCTGTCGATGGCGCAGCTATGGTACGTAGAAGTGCCGGAAACAGATATACACTCAACTCAGGGCAAATGAGTTTCCATCACACATTCACACTGTGTACGACTGCTGGATGGTGTCGATGTCCAGGCCCTTGAGCTTCACAACCGACTCCACGTGCCCCTTCAACGTGTGAAGTTCCCTCAGCCTGCAAAGAAACATCAAACAATATTCATGTAATGCATATTGCCATTCTGCGAAATGTTTAAAAGCATGCCCGCAAGTAACAAAGAACTGGATGTCGTGTCATCGGGGCCAGTGTGCTACTTTAAATATCCCAAAACATATGAGAGATCATGGAAAGCACTAATATTGGTGCCCTTTTTCCCAAGTGATAATATTCATACCAGCATTCTCTTCCAAATTATCTCAGCGGATATGTTCTTACCTTGCAATCTCAGCCCTCCGTTTTGCCTCTTCAGCCATTTGATTCAGCTCGTTCACCCTCTCAGGGAACAGCTTGGCATCTGGTGGCTGCAGTCCATGGAGTGTCCTCTGCGCATGTGCCCACTTTAGTTCCCTCTCTTCCTTACCAAAGTCCTTTTTCATTGTAAATGCAATCTGCAAAGACAAGCAATTAGCCACTGATGCATGGAATTCACTCAAACAGGTACTGTGCATGACACATAAGCAGTGTATATTACTCTTTGCTCAATGACAAGATCCCATGCTCTCCCACTCAGAGCGTATCGGATGAGAAACTTGAGGATATCGAGTGGGAAGTAAAAGATGAGATTGTAGAGCCACACGACACCGGCCCAGCCCCATCCGATGCCTTTGATTGAAGTGAACCCCCAGTTAGCGTATACAGCAATCAATGTAGCTATCTGCATTCAAAGGGAACAACTTGGTCAATAGGACTTACTCCAGTAACTGAATTTTATCAAGTGGTGCAGCGCAAGAGGGTACAGAGCATACCAGCTGTGCAACCAAGAAAGCAAACACTAACAGAAAGCCTGGGCGCTCAACGAATGACCAGCTGCGAGACCTTGTGACAAAGATGAGAGCCTGACTGATAGTGCTAACTTGGAGATATACAGCAGAGGCAAGTTTCTGGTAATCATCTTGAGCTGTCTTCTCAAGGCTTTCGACATGAAAGATCCTCTAAAATACCATTGAATAATAAGTCAATGCATGTCTCAGAACCAATCACAAATTCAATGCTGCAGGACTAGCTTCATAAACCATTTTGTTATCAAAAATGTGTAATAGAGCAAAAAAGATTATTTTCTGGCATTTTTTCTGATTCTTACAGGGAAAAAGTTTGTCTTGTATGCAGCCCAGAAGAAGATAACAGTCATCACTGCCAAGTATCCACCAAGCACAATGCCAGTAGTGAAAATCTCAGCCAACTTCCAGCTATCAGGTAGTGGAGAAGGCTTTACTCGATCCTTTGATATTGTCATTATGGTACCTGTTCATACCAGACAATGGTTCAGGTGAAAATGAATGATGCTTGCTACTTCCTAGAAATCATACTGTGATAAACAACGTCAATGGGGCAAGAAATGGATGTACCGTCATTTAGAATTGCAATAATCAGGACCATAAATGGTGGGAAATCAAACTCCCATATGAGGGCAAGCAGCATAAATCCAAGCTGTTGAATATAGAGCAACCAAATGCATTAGTCCCAGATAATTCACATAATTTTAAGGATCAAGATGAATAGACCACATAGGTGAACATCAATTACAGTGAGGGAAATCATCGCTGGAATCTAATTAAATGTGTGACTAATTAATTTGCAGCATAACATTAACAATTAAAACCAGATTAAAAACATTAACTACCAAAATTAAGTACTCAGGTATATACAAAAACACATTCCACACATGTATGCAGCagcaaaatataaaaataatttagtcAAAGGAGGGCTCATGAACTTGGACGACTTCTAATCCTAAAGATAAGTCAAGAAAACATACCACGATACGTATTGTAATCGAGACGGCATAGATCTGCAAACATGAAGGTGGATcagcaaaataaaataaacattTTTTCCTGAAAATATATTCAGTAGGTTTCCTTCTGACATACAGTATAGTTCTTCATGCGCTGGAAAATTGCCCGGCTCGTAAGAACAGCGCTAATGATCACACTCAGGCCAGGTTCTGTTAGGACAATATCAGAAGCACTTCTGGCTGCATCAGTTGCATCAGCAACTGCGATGCCAATATCAGCTTTCTTTAGAGCTGGAGCATCATTTACTCCATCACCAGTCATTCCACAAATGTGTTTTCGTGCTTGCAGACGTTTTACAATCTCGTATTTGTGCTCtggaaaaatgaaaaacaaacaaacttaCTCTGGTATCatactttccttttctttctccacTATCTACCATATGTTTTTCCCTGCTATTGAATTGAAACATACCTGGGAATACACCAGCAAAACCATCAGCCTTCTCAATTAAATCATCAACAGGTAAAGCGGCAATAGACTCATCCTTGTCCTGTCCCAACAAAGCTGAGGAAGGGTACATGTTAGTACCCATTCCTAAACGACGTCCTGTTTCCTTCCCAATTGCTAGCTGATCACCTGGAAATAAGAAATGAGTTCGATCCATAACGGATGGACGGACAAAATTAATAGAATAGGAGAATAGAAGTCCAATATATAATCAATGAAACATCCAGTACTATGATTCATTTCGGTGGTCCAACTCTATTCGCAGCATAATTAACAGAGACAACAAATATTATAAGCATAGTGTTGACTTGTCATCATCTTACAGAACAAATGGATCTAAAATACCCTGACATAAGAGAAATGCCATCGACTTCAGTAACATAAAGGCTTCTACAACCTCCGAAAATTATCTGTATTTATGATTTTGtcctattttttaaaaaagaatagGGTAACATTGAAGGCATGGCATCTACGAAATTGGTCTGTCTGAAAATTCGAAAAACACCAAAAGCTGTACCTGTGATCATTTTCACATTAACACCAAGGTTCAGTGCCCTTCGTATTGTTTCGGCACTGTCATGCCTTGGAGGATCAAAGAGTGGCATAAGAGCAACGAAATGCCATGGCCCACCAGGACTCTCTTTCCTTCCATCTGGTACTTCCTACATGACAGAAGAAAACAACCATCAACTACGTATGCGCATACATGACAGAGGATGGTCAGAGGGGGAGTCGTGCAGCAACCATAATCATAAAATAATTCTGACTACTGCCTAATCTACACTTAGCTTAGATTCTGCAAGCTTTAACGCACTGTGAATGACTATTCTTCGAAGTTCACCCACCTGATATGCTACGGCAAGCGATCGAAGTCCACGCTCAGCAAACTTGTCAATTACAGCATGAACTCTTCGTTCTATCTGTGACTTGTTGTATGCGAGGTTGAGAATCTGCATGCAGTTTTGATCAGTAGGACCATGCTATAAATGATAAATCCAGGTCATGCTTTTGAAGCTATGTTGCAATCCAATTTTGTTATACCTGCTCCGGTGCACCTTTACTAACACGGTACATCTTCCCATCACTATCAATGTATGTCAAGGCAGTTCTTTTGTCGGTAGGATTAAATGGCAGGAAATGAACCTCTTGAATACCAGCACGGGCCTGTGGGAAATATTGTTAGATGTTCCTATAATCGAACAAACAAGATTGGTATACCTATTCCGTCCCTATTTGACAAGAAATATACCTCTTTTGGATCAGCTAGCATCCCAACTATTGCAGTATCAATAGCATCTTGATTTTCTATTCGGGATGCTCTAGCAGCCATCAGAATTACTTGGTCTTGAGTCACGCCCCTTTCGAAAACCTGAACCAAAAATATATAAGTAAGTGTTTTAAGGTCAAATATAAAGGGCTAAATAATGGTGTTCAAGTCTAACCTCTATGAGGTTCTTGTCCACAGTGAGTTTATTGAGAGTCAAGGTTCCAGTTTTATCACTGCAAAGTACATCCATACCAGCCATCTCTTCAATTGCAGTCATTCTTTTTGTTATAGCTCCCtgcaggaaaaaagaaaaggcaattAAGTATATAGCATCGAAGTTTTGGGCCTGCCTGGTCATTACTTGTTTAACAATGTTGTCAAAGAGAAGCAAACCTGCTGAGCCAAGCGATGGGACCCAATTGCCATGGTCACAGACAAAACTGTTGGCATTGCTATGGGAATGCCACCAATGAGAAGCACCAAAAGATTGTCAATTCCAGGACGATACGCCCTGTGCTGGATAGGGTACATGACAATTATCTCAACAAACATCCCCACAGCAATTGAGCAAATACAAAAGTTCCCAATGGCTGTCAAGACCTGCATCAATCACATGATATTGAATGCAATAATCTAGTGATGATTGAAATGGATAACAACAAATATGAGTGTATGTGAGGCTTTTAAATCTTGCCTTCTGAAAATGGCCAACTTGATTGGTGGAGTCGACAAGATGTGCAGCCTTCCCAAAGAAAGTGTGGACACCAGTTGCTATCACAACAGCCTCAATCTCACCCTGCTTGACTGTTGAACCAGAGTAGACGCCATCACCAGGACCTTTGGTGACTGGCAATGATTCTCCAGTTAATGCAGACTACAAATAAGAGACGAGACAAAAACGTGAGATGAAGAAACCTAGTAGGATCAAATATAGTGTGAAGGTGACTAAATGGCAACGACATTAAGGACCTGATCAATTTTCAAAGGATCTCCATCAAGGAGCCGAGCATCTGCAGGAATGATATCTCCAAGTTTAATGCTGACGATGTCCCCAGGCACAAGGATGGCTGCCTCTTCCTCGGTCCAACGGCCATCACGAAGCACCTATCCACCAAAACACAACATTAGTTCCAATTTTCAAAGATACATCACAAAGATTGTATATGGATAATACAGTGAAATGTCACGAACTAAATGGATAATTAAGGACCTTGGCTTTTGGTGCAAGACGGGCCATAAGTGCTGCAGCAGCATTCCCAGCATTATTTTCCTCAATGAAACTGATAGTTGAGTTGATGAGAAGCAGCGTGATGATACCAACGAAGTCCTGCCAGTCTGGTGGCTTCCCCTGATGACAATAAATATATCATCTATTGTTAACAGAGGAGACTGTAAActtcactcatcacccatcactaaaataaaagaaagcaaACCAACTTAATAAGATTTTTTGCATAGTCCCTACCCCACCATTGGCCAGTGCTATGGCCATGATAGCTGCAGCCTCCATGACCCACGACAGTGGATTCCACATGAACCCCAAAAACTTGAGAAATTTGCTCTCCTGCAGCAATCAACAGTCCAACTGAATGAGAAATTTGAAGTAACATAAAGAAGTGAATACTCATATTGACATATTGTTCACTCCTGACAAtcaggaagaaaaaaatatttcccAATAGATGACCAGAGGGGCTGGAAAAACCTGACCTCCTTCTCTTCGAGCTTGTTGGGACCAAATATTTGCAGGCGTTGCTGCGCCTGCTCGGAAGTGAGCCCCCCATGGCTGCATCTCAGATTCTCAAACACTTCCTCAAGTGGGATGTTCTCCTGAAAAATAATTGTAACAACACCTTTTTACAGGCCATACAAAAGCGAGCAATTTAATTGCCATGATgaacatcaaaataaaagacaaaatATAATGCTAGTTTCAACTTGCCAGTGTGCACCCTACTATTGCTACCAACCAAACCCAGGGTCTATGCGTCTAAGGCACATTTCCAACAGAACAAAACTTGCACATAGATCATTTAACCAAATTTAgtaaaaaatagagagagaaataaaaaagggaCATCACGAAGTTAAGGCAAGATGTCAACAATCAACATATTCGTACAAGCATAGGGATATCATAATCACAAAGAGTAGTAAGAAAGACGTCAACTTATGCATACAAGTTTACAAGCAAAGGGATGTCATGATCAGAAAGAGTAGCAAAACCACGGAACTCTAAAATTAGTAAGCGCAATAAAGAAAGAACTGTAGTACAGGGACGTCACCTGGAATTCTGAATTTTACAAACATTAAAAAAGAAACCATCCCAGTTCTGCCACCCACCGCACCAGCCGAACAAGAATTAGCAAGCTGGAAGCCTCTTCACATCTCCAAGCACAAGATGAATTTGCAACGAAATACTAATGCGTGAATCCAAAAACATAGAACGGAAAGATTTGCCGTTTCTACAACGTCGCAACGTgaaccaaagaaaaagaaacaaagaagaaaGACAAAAACAAACAGACGTCCACTCCTGCATATCACCCAGAAGATGAAGAATGAGCAGACGAATTCTCCCCAGCCTGCAATGCTAAGGCCACCACGTTCTTGGCAAGTAATCAAACCACAACCCACATGCCAATTCCACTACGATCCCCACAAACGAAACTGCCCGTGCTACAGTTAATCCAAGAACCAAGATACGCCCAAAGGCAGCCTTGTCAGGACCTTCCACTACAACCCAAAGAATCGCCCCAAGAGAGAGACGGAAGTTACCAGGTCGACGGCCTCCTTGAGGACGGCGTCCAGGTTCCCCTCCTTGTCGGCCATGGCGGCACCCCTCTGATCTCCTCCGGCCCGCACGAAGCCCCCCTCTGTTCTCCGCCGCTCGGCAACTCCCCCTTTTGGATTTATATGCGGGGTTCTAGAGCATTGTAAATGCCAGGGGTTTTTCTGTGCGTGCGGGAGAGTGAGCGAGTGACGAAACCTCTGGAGCGGCGGAAGTAGGAGGAGAGAGTGGGTTTCCACGCGGCGCGGAACAGACAGCTCGAGAAGAGAAGGTGGAAGAAAGCAACAAGAAATGGGGTTtgatttgaaaaagaaaatcgcCGAGGGAATGAAAAGGGTAGGTAAAGGCAGGAATTGGTAGGAGAAAAGTGGTTTTACAATGCCATTGGATCCTCTGCGGCTCTTAAATTCATGGTTCTGTGTGTGCGGTAGCTTAAAATGTTGGAACCATCACCGCAGCAAATGTTGACACCAAAAGTGGCTGATGACAATGGAACATTGGAACCAAAGCATTTCTACCGGAAACCTTGATCGATATTTCTGTGTATGTAAAGAAAGAACTCTAAATCCCTTTATTCGAGGCTCATGACCATAAGCACAACATACATAATACACAATCAAGATATATATACTGCAAAATACGTATTTAAACATATGGTTGCGTAATATGTAGCCTTTAGTTTCTGATGTAAATTGCATAGAATATACTTAAACAGAAAGGCAACCAAGCTGACACCTTATGACGAGAAAAATTATATACAATCAAGGCGGATCTGCAGGGGTGCTGGGTGCTGCAGCACCCCAAGTCCATGTATTTCTCAAGTAAAATTAACTTTTTAGCTCCAAAGTTCACATATAAACTATGAAGTTAGACTAATTACAAGAGGTTCAGCATTCCCTTCTTGTCGATTCTGGCTCCGCCTACAGTAGATATAACATTTACTGTATGAAATTACTCCCTCTGATCACATATGCTGATATACTAGATGTTTGGAGAAGATATGTTCGTTTTCTTCAAGAAAATTTCTTCAAGAAAAAGAGAAGGCATGCTCAAACTTAGGAATATATGGTTATCAATGA encodes the following:
- the LOC101778509 gene encoding plasma membrane ATPase 1, yielding MADKEGNLDAVLKEAVDLENIPLEEVFENLRCSHGGLTSEQAQQRLQIFGPNKLEEKEESKFLKFLGFMWNPLSWVMEAAAIMAIALANGGGKPPDWQDFVGIITLLLINSTISFIEENNAGNAAAALMARLAPKAKVLRDGRWTEEEAAILVPGDIVSIKLGDIIPADARLLDGDPLKIDQSALTGESLPVTKGPGDGVYSGSTVKQGEIEAVVIATGVHTFFGKAAHLVDSTNQVGHFQKVLTAIGNFCICSIAVGMFVEIIVMYPIQHRAYRPGIDNLLVLLIGGIPIAMPTVLSVTMAIGSHRLAQQGAITKRMTAIEEMAGMDVLCSDKTGTLTLNKLTVDKNLIEVFERGVTQDQVILMAARASRIENQDAIDTAIVGMLADPKEARAGIQEVHFLPFNPTDKRTALTYIDSDGKMYRVSKGAPEQILNLAYNKSQIERRVHAVIDKFAERGLRSLAVAYQEVPDGRKESPGGPWHFVALMPLFDPPRHDSAETIRRALNLGVNVKMITGDQLAIGKETGRRLGMGTNMYPSSALLGQDKDESIAALPVDDLIEKADGFAGVFPEHKYEIVKRLQARKHICGMTGDGVNDAPALKKADIGIAVADATDAARSASDIVLTEPGLSVIISAVLTSRAIFQRMKNYTIYAVSITIRIVLGFMLLALIWEFDFPPFMVLIIAILNDGTIMTISKDRVKPSPLPDSWKLAEIFTTGIVLGGYLAVMTVIFFWAAYKTNFFPRIFHVESLEKTAQDDYQKLASAVYLQVSTISQALIFVTRSRSWSFVERPGFLLVFAFLVAQLIATLIAVYANWGFTSIKGIGWGWAGVVWLYNLIFYFPLDILKFLIRYALSGRAWDLVIEQRIAFTMKKDFGKEERELKWAHAQRTLHGLQPPDAKLFPERVNELNQMAEEAKRRAEIARLRELHTLKGHVESVVKLKGLDIDTIQQSYTV